The Haloplanus sp. CK5-1 genome contains a region encoding:
- a CDS encoding archaeosine biosynthesis radical SAM protein RaSEA, whose protein sequence is MSEPSPDVYEQGKGMDAHNQVMRGIRSRKDETYDPHEPTRVWLDEDRTPDGVSRSLTIILNTGGCRWARAGGCTMCGYVAESVEGGSVTHDALMDQIDACLAHERENADDPAGLIKIYTSGSFLDEREVGAESRRAIAETFADRERIVVESLPDFVDREKLADFTDRGLATDVAVGLETATDRVRHDCVNKYFDFEDFVDATEEADAAGAGVKAYLLMKPPFLSEREAVEDMVDSVRRCAEYCHTVSMNPCNVQRYTMVDDLYFEGGYRPPWLWSVAAVLERTADVDAIVVSDPVGGGSDRGPHNCGECDERVERAIKDFSLRGDPSVFEQVSCDCEATWETVLDAEASYAMPLAR, encoded by the coding sequence ATGAGCGAACCGAGCCCCGACGTGTACGAGCAGGGGAAGGGGATGGACGCCCACAACCAGGTGATGCGGGGGATTCGGTCCCGCAAGGACGAGACGTACGACCCACACGAGCCGACGCGGGTGTGGCTTGACGAGGATCGGACGCCGGACGGCGTCTCTCGGTCGCTGACTATCATCCTCAACACCGGCGGCTGTCGCTGGGCGCGGGCCGGCGGGTGTACGATGTGTGGCTACGTCGCCGAGTCCGTCGAAGGCGGGTCGGTCACCCACGACGCCCTCATGGATCAGATCGACGCCTGCCTCGCCCACGAACGCGAGAACGCCGACGATCCCGCAGGGCTGATCAAGATCTACACCTCCGGTTCCTTCCTCGACGAGCGCGAGGTGGGCGCGGAGAGCCGCCGCGCCATCGCCGAAACCTTCGCCGACCGCGAGCGAATCGTCGTCGAGTCCCTCCCCGACTTCGTCGACCGAGAGAAACTCGCCGACTTCACAGACCGCGGCCTCGCGACCGACGTGGCGGTCGGACTCGAGACCGCCACCGACCGCGTGCGCCACGACTGCGTGAACAAGTACTTCGACTTCGAGGACTTCGTCGACGCGACCGAGGAGGCCGACGCCGCCGGCGCGGGCGTGAAGGCGTATCTCCTGATGAAGCCACCCTTCCTCTCGGAGCGCGAGGCCGTCGAGGACATGGTCGACTCGGTGCGCCGGTGTGCGGAGTACTGCCACACTGTCTCGATGAACCCCTGTAACGTCCAGCGGTACACGATGGTCGACGACCTCTACTTCGAGGGTGGCTACCGGCCGCCGTGGCTCTGGTCGGTCGCCGCGGTGCTCGAACGCACGGCCGACGTCGACGCCATCGTCGTCTCCGACCCCGTCGGAGGCGGGAGCGACCGCGGCCCGCACAACTGCGGCGAGTGCGACGAGCGAGTCGAACGAGCCATCAAGGACTTCAGCCTCCGCGGGGACCCCTCGGTGTTCGAGCAGGTGTCCTGTGACTGCGAGGCGACGTGGGAGACGGTGCTCGACGCCGAGGCGAGTTACGCGATGCCGCTCGCGCGCTGA
- the purQ gene encoding phosphoribosylformylglycinamidine synthase I has protein sequence MTVAVIQFGGSNCDRDSVRALSHLGIDADRVWYEDGLPEDATGVMLPGGFSYGDYLRAGAMAARTPIIDEVREAASDGVPVLGVCNGAQIGCEAGLTPGAFTVNRSARFQCERVHVRVETTDSPWTRRYDEGRVLELPIAHGEGRFEASDDTYERLVDEDRILLRYCDAEGAVTDDANPNGSRDNVAGVVGEQRTTTVMMPHPERATLPDLDGTDGTGILRGFEATPVTV, from the coding sequence ATGACGGTCGCGGTGATCCAGTTCGGCGGCAGCAACTGCGACCGCGACTCCGTGCGCGCGCTCTCCCACCTCGGGATCGACGCCGACCGCGTCTGGTACGAGGACGGCCTTCCCGAGGACGCGACGGGCGTGATGCTCCCCGGCGGCTTCTCGTACGGCGACTACCTCCGTGCCGGTGCGATGGCGGCTCGTACCCCGATCATCGACGAAGTGCGCGAGGCGGCGAGCGATGGTGTTCCCGTCTTGGGCGTCTGCAACGGCGCACAGATCGGCTGCGAAGCCGGCCTCACGCCGGGCGCGTTCACCGTCAACCGGAGCGCACGCTTCCAGTGTGAGCGGGTCCACGTCCGGGTGGAGACGACGGACTCGCCCTGGACGCGGAGGTACGACGAGGGACGGGTGCTGGAACTCCCCATCGCCCACGGCGAGGGCCGGTTCGAGGCGAGCGACGACACCTACGAACGGCTGGTCGACGAGGACCGGATCCTGTTGCGGTACTGCGACGCCGAGGGTGCGGTCACCGACGACGCCAACCCCAACGGCTCGCGGGACAACGTGGCCGGCGTCGTCGGCGAACAGCGCACGACTACGGTGATGATGCCCCACCCCGAGCGGGCGACACTCCCCGACCTCGACGGGACGGACGGGACGGGGATCCTCCGCGGGTTCGAAGCCACGCCGGTGACCGTCTAG
- the purS gene encoding phosphoribosylformylglycinamidine synthase subunit PurS: MTAYTATVTVRLKHGVLDPEAETTQRALERLGFELDDLRSADRFEVDLDAEDREAARDRADEMAERLLANPTIHDYEVEVADR; this comes from the coding sequence ATGACGGCATACACCGCGACGGTCACGGTGCGACTCAAACACGGGGTCCTCGATCCCGAGGCCGAGACGACCCAGCGGGCGCTCGAACGACTCGGGTTCGAACTCGACGACCTCCGGTCGGCCGACCGGTTCGAGGTAGACCTCGACGCGGAGGACAGGGAGGCAGCGCGCGACCGGGCCGACGAGATGGCCGAACGACTACTGGCGAACCCGACCATCCACGACTACGAGGTCGAGGTCGCGGACCGATGA
- a CDS encoding VanZ family protein yields the protein MHRSTITVAVGIVVLLGSIVNPAWFGSPGDGAAALSWIFHLVGYAALAAAVRPLFGPGWRGVGAAVAVATGFGAGVELVQVGLAYRTGSVADAALNAVGSVAGVTVARAVRRLWPSPSTDP from the coding sequence ATGCACCGATCGACCATCACGGTTGCGGTGGGTATCGTCGTCCTACTGGGATCGATCGTGAACCCCGCGTGGTTCGGGTCTCCGGGCGACGGAGCGGCGGCGCTCTCCTGGATCTTTCATCTCGTCGGTTACGCCGCCCTCGCCGCGGCCGTCCGGCCGCTGTTCGGTCCCGGGTGGCGCGGGGTCGGCGCGGCCGTCGCCGTCGCGACCGGGTTCGGGGCCGGCGTGGAACTCGTCCAAGTAGGCCTCGCGTACCGAACCGGCAGCGTCGCCGACGCCGCCCTCAATGCGGTCGGTTCGGTCGCCGGCGTGACGGTCGCCCGTGCCGTCCGCCGCCTGTGGCCGTCGCCCTCCACGGATCCGTAG
- a CDS encoding pyridoxamine 5'-phosphate oxidase family protein yields MRRLDRDEIDEVLVRNGIGLLAMVDDGRPYAVPMSFGYDADRMVFPMQWGGGRQSRKSRIIESNPNVCLTVYEQGDDDEAIWRSVVITGELYEIADDEREQAYASLAANAEFPPTSASGASPSMTSSSACSGWTRTIAADASSRHSTEAGTERVDAVPKGRSCAPGPLQNGFAPWPPTVDR; encoded by the coding sequence ATGAGGCGTCTCGACAGGGACGAAATCGACGAGGTCCTCGTCCGGAACGGTATCGGCCTCCTCGCGATGGTCGACGACGGACGACCGTACGCGGTTCCGATGTCGTTCGGGTACGATGCCGACCGGATGGTGTTTCCGATGCAGTGGGGCGGCGGACGGCAGAGCCGGAAGAGTCGGATCATCGAGTCGAATCCGAACGTCTGTCTCACCGTGTACGAACAGGGCGACGACGACGAAGCCATCTGGCGAAGCGTCGTCATCACGGGTGAACTGTACGAGATAGCGGACGACGAACGGGAGCAAGCCTACGCGAGTTTGGCCGCGAACGCCGAGTTTCCCCCGACTTCGGCGTCTGGGGCATCCCCTTCGATGACGTCGAGTTCCGCCTGTTCGGGTTGGACACGGACGATTGCAGCGGACGCGAGTTCGCGACACAGTACGGAGGCTGGGACTGAACGCGTCGACGCAGTCCCGAAGGGACGGTCGTGTGCGCCCGGGCCACTCCAAAACGGCTTTGCCCCGTGGCCACCCACGGTCGACCGATGA
- a CDS encoding phosphoribosylaminoimidazolesuccinocarboxamide synthase → MTSVKEFRVEREPTATATGRGRFDFTDDYSVFDWGAMPDRIPEKGRSLCTMGAFNFELLESEGVATHYRGVGPDAVPLGALDDAPRELAIELVRVPDLPFEDEAYDYDAFHGAAGSNYLIPLEIVFRNTVPVGSSLRTRGEPEEYGLDLSAWPEGPVDLPEPVVEFSTKYEEQDRYLDRAAADRIAGAADLDALDTLAREVNRIVTERAAEAGFVHEDGKIECCYVDGTVKVADVVGTFDENRFAYGDQEVSKEVVRQYYKRADPEWVEAVSEAKAEADRRGVADWRGLCAVDPDPLPSSVVTAVSELYAAGANAYTGGAWFDAPPVDDAVDAVRDL, encoded by the coding sequence ATGACGAGCGTCAAGGAGTTCCGCGTCGAGCGCGAACCCACGGCGACGGCGACGGGGCGCGGACGCTTCGACTTCACCGACGACTACTCGGTCTTCGACTGGGGGGCGATGCCCGACCGGATCCCGGAGAAGGGCCGGAGCCTCTGTACGATGGGCGCGTTTAACTTCGAACTGCTGGAGTCCGAGGGCGTAGCCACCCACTATCGCGGTGTGGGCCCGGACGCAGTACCACTGGGTGCGCTCGACGACGCGCCGCGGGAACTCGCCATCGAGCTCGTGCGGGTGCCCGACCTCCCCTTCGAGGATGAGGCGTACGACTACGACGCCTTCCACGGCGCGGCCGGAAGCAACTACCTGATCCCACTGGAGATCGTCTTCCGCAACACCGTCCCGGTGGGGTCGAGCCTCCGGACGAGGGGCGAACCGGAAGAGTACGGGCTGGACCTGTCCGCGTGGCCCGAGGGACCGGTCGACCTCCCCGAACCGGTGGTGGAGTTCTCGACGAAGTACGAGGAGCAGGACCGCTACCTCGACCGCGCCGCGGCCGACCGGATCGCGGGCGCGGCCGACCTCGACGCCCTCGACACCCTCGCCCGCGAGGTGAACCGTATCGTCACCGAGCGCGCGGCGGAGGCCGGGTTCGTCCACGAGGACGGCAAGATCGAGTGTTGCTACGTCGACGGGACGGTGAAGGTCGCGGACGTGGTCGGGACGTTCGACGAGAACCGCTTCGCCTACGGCGACCAGGAGGTGTCCAAGGAGGTGGTGCGCCAGTACTACAAGCGCGCCGACCCCGAGTGGGTCGAAGCCGTGAGCGAGGCGAAAGCCGAGGCGGACCGTCGGGGCGTCGCCGACTGGCGCGGGCTCTGTGCGGTCGACCCCGACCCCCTCCCGTCGTCGGTCGTGACCGCCGTCTCGGAGCTGTACGCCGCGGGCGCGAACGCCTACACCGGCGGGGCGTGGTTCGACGCGCCACCGGTCGACGACGCCGTCGACGCCGTCCGCGACCTGTAG
- a CDS encoding DUF4112 domain-containing protein, translating to MPRPPAPSENAPADPDVAADLRRLRDVSHLLDDSIRVPGTTYRVGVEPLIGLLPVVGDAAGLAFSAYVLVVAVRTRVPRATLGRIVLTLWIDAAVGSIPLLGDLFDAYWKANLRSTRLIDARLADPAGAAADRRYLWRAGILVALLGCLALAGAVAFGWWLAGVV from the coding sequence GTGCCCCGTCCGCCCGCCCCGTCGGAGAACGCCCCCGCCGACCCCGACGTCGCGGCCGACCTCCGGCGACTCAGGGACGTGAGCCACCTCCTCGACGACTCGATCCGGGTCCCCGGCACCACCTACCGCGTCGGCGTCGAACCCCTGATCGGTCTCCTCCCCGTCGTCGGCGACGCCGCCGGCCTCGCGTTCTCGGCGTACGTCCTCGTCGTCGCCGTCCGCACACGCGTCCCACGGGCGACGCTCGGGCGGATCGTCCTGACGCTGTGGATCGACGCTGCCGTCGGCTCGATCCCCCTCCTCGGCGACCTGTTCGACGCCTACTGGAAGGCGAACCTGCGGTCGACCCGTCTCATCGACGCCCGTCTCGCCGACCCCGCGGGCGCGGCCGCCGACCGCCGGTATCTGTGGCGGGCCGGGATCCTCGTCGCCCTGCTCGGCTGCCTCGCGCTGGCCGGGGCCGTCGCGTTCGGGTGGTGGCTCGCTGGGGTGGTCTGA
- the pepF gene encoding oligoendopeptidase F: MSSVPERSDIDDENKWDLESIFASDEDWEAALADVSDRIDDLAAYEGRVTESPETLLELFELREELLRDVSTVSTYANLRSSEDTREGEYQAMSARAESLAADARSAASFVEPELQELDREDLDDFVDAESALAEYDHYFDDVLRAKPHTRSKEVEELLADLSDVTDAASDVYSMLSNADMEFPTVEDPDGETVEITLGNFTKLQKNPDRAFRREVHEAFYDRWADVRNGVGTALKKSVTSDVKLARARNYDTAREAALDGPNVPVDAYDTLVDTVRANLDYLHRHAALKADALGVDDLRMWDLYAPMAGGDPPEIPYEQAVEYVVDAVEPLGEEYQARMAEGLDSRWVDVYENRGKRSGAFSAGTYDTQPFILMNYQDDVSSMFTLAHELGHSMHSELTNEAQPWQYSDYDIFVAEVASTVNETLLTHHLLRTVDDEAVRRHVLDEYLERFRSTLFRQTMFAEFELRIHEIVEDDGALTPDRFDELYRDLKADFYEPAVVDDRIAREWMRIPHFYYGYYVYQYSTGISAATAIVDRIRSEGEDAAADYREALRMGGSAYPAEVLERAGVDTTDAGYIETALETYDETLDEMARLVR; encoded by the coding sequence ATGAGTTCGGTTCCCGAACGGAGCGACATCGACGACGAGAACAAGTGGGATCTGGAGAGTATCTTCGCGAGCGACGAGGACTGGGAGGCGGCCCTCGCCGACGTCTCCGACCGGATTGACGACCTCGCGGCCTACGAAGGGCGCGTGACCGAGAGCCCCGAGACGCTGTTGGAACTGTTCGAACTCCGGGAGGAACTCCTGCGGGACGTGTCGACGGTGTCGACCTACGCCAACCTGCGGAGCAGCGAGGACACCAGGGAGGGGGAGTACCAGGCCATGTCGGCCCGGGCGGAGTCGCTCGCGGCCGACGCCCGGAGCGCCGCGAGTTTCGTCGAACCCGAACTGCAGGAACTCGACCGCGAGGACCTGGACGACTTCGTCGACGCCGAATCCGCCCTCGCCGAGTACGACCACTACTTCGACGACGTGCTCCGTGCGAAGCCCCACACCCGCTCGAAGGAGGTGGAGGAACTGCTGGCCGACCTCTCGGACGTGACCGACGCTGCGAGCGACGTCTACTCCATGCTCTCGAACGCGGACATGGAGTTCCCGACCGTCGAGGACCCCGACGGCGAGACCGTCGAGATCACGCTCGGCAACTTCACGAAACTCCAGAAGAACCCGGACCGCGCCTTCCGGCGCGAAGTCCACGAGGCCTTCTACGACCGCTGGGCCGACGTGCGTAACGGCGTCGGGACGGCGCTGAAAAAGAGCGTGACCTCGGACGTGAAACTCGCCCGCGCCCGTAACTACGACACCGCCCGCGAGGCGGCGCTCGACGGCCCGAACGTTCCCGTCGACGCCTACGACACGCTCGTCGACACGGTGCGGGCGAACCTCGACTACCTCCACCGCCACGCCGCCTTGAAGGCCGACGCCCTCGGCGTCGACGACCTGCGGATGTGGGACCTCTACGCGCCGATGGCCGGCGGCGACCCGCCGGAAATCCCCTACGAGCAGGCGGTCGAGTACGTCGTCGACGCGGTCGAACCCCTGGGCGAGGAGTATCAAGCGCGGATGGCCGAGGGACTCGACTCCCGGTGGGTTGACGTTTACGAGAACCGCGGCAAGCGGTCGGGTGCGTTCTCGGCGGGCACGTACGACACCCAGCCGTTCATCCTCATGAACTACCAGGACGACGTGTCGTCGATGTTCACGCTGGCCCACGAACTCGGCCACTCGATGCACTCGGAACTGACAAACGAGGCCCAGCCGTGGCAGTACAGCGACTACGACATCTTCGTCGCCGAGGTGGCGAGCACGGTCAACGAGACGCTCCTGACCCACCACCTACTGAGGACCGTCGACGACGAGGCGGTCCGCCGGCACGTCCTCGACGAGTATCTCGAACGCTTCCGGTCGACGCTGTTCCGCCAGACCATGTTCGCGGAGTTCGAACTCCGGATCCACGAGATAGTCGAGGACGACGGCGCGCTCACGCCCGACCGGTTCGACGAACTCTACCGCGACCTGAAGGCGGACTTCTACGAGCCGGCGGTCGTCGACGACCGCATCGCCCGCGAGTGGATGCGCATCCCCCACTTCTACTACGGCTACTACGTCTACCAGTACAGCACGGGCATCAGCGCGGCGACGGCAATCGTCGACCGGATCCGGTCCGAGGGCGAAGACGCCGCCGCCGACTACCGCGAGGCGCTGCGGATGGGCGGCTCCGCCTATCCGGCGGAGGTGCTGGAACGGGCGGGCGTGGACACGACCGACGCCGGGTACATCGAGACGGCACTCGAGACGTACGACGAGACGCTCGACGAGATGGCGCGGCTGGTCCGGTAG
- a CDS encoding tRNA pseudouridine(54/55) synthase Pus10 encodes MSLLDDARRLAATGPVCDACLGRVFADRSFGLTNAERGRSLRVAAALDDDDDFDPVAVEDCWVCEGLCGEFDDWAARAAESVEGVEFDTYQVGTRTPPLIEENERLLREEVGRDPDVDPDGDAAGEPFKMEFNREVGKRVGRLVDAEVDFERPDVQFVLDLAADRVETEINSAFVYGRYRKLERDIPQTEWPCRECRGSGRQGREPCDHCDGSGYLYERSVEQLTAPVVEDVMDGVDAVFHGAGREDVDARMLGTGRPFVVEVKEPRRRRVDVDRLEADVNAFADGAVEVEGLRLATHGMVERVKGLDASKTYRAAVEFDADVDGDDFDTALSTLDGATIEQYTPSRVDHRRANLTRTREVYGADGDLEDPRHATVEVHGAGGLYVKELVSGDEGRTEPSLAGLLGVGARVTALDVLAVEGEAEPFEDEAYFL; translated from the coding sequence ATGAGCCTCCTTGACGACGCCCGACGGCTCGCCGCGACCGGTCCCGTCTGTGACGCCTGTCTCGGGCGCGTCTTCGCCGACCGGAGTTTCGGACTGACCAACGCCGAGCGGGGGCGGTCGCTCCGCGTCGCCGCCGCCCTCGACGACGACGACGACTTCGACCCCGTCGCCGTCGAGGACTGCTGGGTCTGTGAGGGGCTGTGTGGCGAGTTCGACGACTGGGCCGCCCGTGCCGCCGAATCCGTCGAGGGTGTCGAGTTCGACACCTACCAGGTCGGCACCCGGACGCCGCCGCTGATCGAGGAGAACGAGCGACTGCTCCGTGAGGAGGTCGGGCGCGACCCCGACGTCGACCCGGACGGCGACGCCGCGGGCGAGCCCTTCAAGATGGAGTTCAACCGCGAGGTCGGCAAACGGGTCGGTCGCCTCGTCGACGCCGAGGTGGACTTCGAGCGCCCGGACGTGCAGTTCGTCCTCGACCTCGCGGCCGACCGCGTCGAGACGGAGATCAACTCCGCGTTCGTCTACGGCCGGTACCGAAAACTCGAACGCGACATCCCCCAGACGGAGTGGCCTTGCCGGGAGTGTCGGGGGAGCGGCCGGCAGGGGCGGGAGCCCTGTGACCACTGCGATGGATCGGGCTACCTCTACGAGCGCAGCGTCGAACAGTTGACCGCGCCGGTCGTCGAGGACGTGATGGACGGCGTCGACGCCGTCTTCCACGGCGCGGGCCGGGAGGACGTCGACGCCCGGATGCTCGGCACCGGCCGGCCGTTCGTCGTCGAGGTGAAAGAGCCACGTCGCCGCCGGGTCGACGTCGACCGCCTCGAAGCGGACGTGAACGCCTTCGCCGACGGTGCGGTGGAGGTGGAGGGACTGCGGCTGGCGACACACGGGATGGTCGAGCGCGTGAAGGGACTGGACGCGAGCAAGACCTACCGCGCAGCCGTCGAGTTCGACGCCGACGTCGACGGTGACGACTTCGACACGGCGCTTTCGACACTCGACGGCGCGACGATCGAACAGTACACGCCGAGCCGGGTCGACCACCGCCGGGCGAACCTGACCCGGACCCGCGAGGTGTACGGCGCCGACGGCGACCTCGAGGACCCCCGGCACGCGACCGTCGAGGTCCACGGCGCCGGCGGCCTCTACGTGAAGGAACTCGTCTCGGGTGACGAGGGACGCACCGAGCCGAGCTTGGCCGGACTGCTCGGCGTCGGCGCACGGGTCACCGCCCTCGACGTCCTCGCCGTCGAGGGCGAGGCCGAACCCTTCGAGGACGAGGCGTACTTCCTGTAA